The Acetobacter oryzifermentans genomic interval TTTCGTGTTTCTCGACAGGTGTTAGGAAAATTTCCCCCTTGATGTAATAAGAGGATGAGAAACTCTGGAAAGCATACCCAGCTTTCCAGAACATTCCCTATACCCATGCAAACTCTCATAGATATAGAATATTATTTTCTATATCTATGCAGTTCAGGAAGATTAAGGCCGGGGTTAATTTCAAAGTTAACCATTAAGCCAACCTGCGCAGCATATTTAACATTAGGCAGCACTCTGGAAGATGCAAGCTGATCGGGATTCCAAATATATTCAAAATAAGGCGTTGCCATAACACCCGGCGCAACATTCAAGCCATAGTTCAGTTCCATCATGGTTTCCGAACTATTCCATTGATTGCGATAACCTTCGGCTTGCAAAGAAGCATTCATGGAATGCACGACTTTACGATTCCACAAATAACTCTGGAACACGAGGCCTACATAATCCCTCGGTCGTGAACGGAAAGGCCCCCAATCAAACAGACCTGCCACAAAGCCATTTCTTACGGTGCCATCTCCCGATGTCAGAAAGTTTGCAGACCCAAAAACAATAAGCCCCCGTGTATCATTCGGGTCGGGCTTCCAGATCATCTGCTGGGCTTGCGCGTATACAGTTGTACGCCCACGGCGTGGTTGCGCCTTGCCGCCCGCTAATGCGTAAACCTGATGCTCGGTGTTATAAAGTGGATCACTATAAATAGAGGTATCATACGTAAAACCAAGGCTATAAGCACGAGGATACTTATCTGTTGTAAAGTCTGTATGATATCCGGCTTCAACAGGTATGAATTCACCCTCGGCTTTATCAAACCCCCAGTCTGGCCCAGGCCAACCATTATGGTTTTTGGCGCGCACCCAAGGCTCTACTTCCCAGATACCGCCTTTAATATACGTAGAAGCTGTGGGCTTGATCAGCACACGTGCACTCCATGATGAAACCGTAAATGATGGTGATGAGCCATCAATTGTAAATGTTGTTGGTGATGAACACAGGAAGGTTGCAAACTGACAATACAGTTCCGAACCTTCAAACTCACCACCTTTTGGGTTTGAACGGCCAGCTAGAATAAAAAGATGTTTGTTAAAAAGTTCTTGATCCCAAGTAAATTCACGAACCTGCAACCCATCATGATTGCCCCATGTGTTGATCCATGACCAATCCGAAGCATTATACTCCCAACTACGCCCCTGCCCTGCCACATCATCGATAATAAAATGCATCTGACCACCCGATATCCCGGCTATCCGTTGCATATCAAGGTTTAGCCCCAACAAAGCCCAGTTAGTATAAGCAGAACCGTTTTTATACCCACCACCGACGTTGGCATTTAGCTGTGATATATTCCAGCCGTTAAAATAAACACCGTGATCAGCAAGAAATTTCCCTCCCTGTGCTACGGGTTTAAATTGGAGGGAAAAGAAGTAAGGTTGTGGCAAAATGGAATGCGCCCCTTTACCATTAGGTGCTACAGGCCCATCTCCCCCATTAGGCGCCGGCACAAACCTGGGCACACCAGGTTGCGTAGGTGCATGAGCAGCATCATAATAATGCCTGTTACCTTTAACAAAGTAAAAGTTTCCGACTTGCTCCATCTTTTCGGTGTGTTGTGGTTCAGCAAATACCAAACTTGGCAATAACCCACCAAAAACACCACAACAGCCCATGAATTTTGTAGCACGACAGGAAAAAGAGACTGCGTGTAAACCCGTGTTCTGCATCACGTTATTTTCCTATTTGTGTCACGGAAACTTTGTTCCGGACAGTCCCATCACCTGTGGTTTTCAAGAACAGAACAAGAATTACTTGTTCTGAAAATGATATATAGAAAAAGAATTTATAATGACTTCATGCTGTTTTTCGGAATCATCAGAACCGAAAGTCCACCAAGAAGAACCAAGCCTGCAAAAAGCCAGATCACGCCGGACATATCCCCCGTAACACTACGGGCATATCCAACCAAAGCCGTTGCAAAAAATCCTGCTATATTGGCAATGGAACCCGCCAATGCCAGCCCAACCGCAGCGCTACTTCCCTTAAGCATAATGGACGGCAATACCCAAAAAGGTGGGAGCGCACCAAGAATACCCATATTGGCCGCTGTAATACAGGCAATAACAATAAATGGATTGCCCATGCACAACGGAATACACGCCATTGCAATACTGCCCACAACAATAGGAAGAACAATATGCCACCGGCGCTCACCTCGCTCATCGGAACTCCGCCCGATCAGAAACATACTGGCTACAGCACCAATTTGCGGAATAGCGCTGAGGCAACCAATTTGAAAGGTAGAACGAATACCATCATCATGCAGCAATGAAGGTGTCCAAAAAGCAATTGTATACAAACCCAGAAGTAACGTTCCATCCACAATGCCCAAAAGCCATACCCACGGGCTGCGAAATGCCGCACCAATACTAACAGAAAGACTAACCTTATCAGAAGGCAGCGGATTTTCACGACGCAGCCACTCACTTTCTGATGCAGTGAGCCATGTAGCTTTATCTGGTGACGTCGGCAGAAATAGAAAAACAGCTACCCCAATAAGGACCGGTGGCAATGCTTCCCAGAAAAAAAGCCAACGCCAACCTTCATAACCAGCTACACCATTCAGCCTGTCCATCAACAGGCCAGATACAGGGCCGCCAATCACACTGGCTAAAGGAATACCCGCCATAAAAGCCGCAGTGACTTTGGAGCGATACTGAGGAGGAAACCACAATGCCAAATAATACAGCACACCAGGCATAAAACCTGCTTCTGCAACACCCAATAGAATACGCAGAATATAAAACTGTGTGGGTGTATGCACAAACATCATCAGGCCAGAGCACAATCCCCACGTTACAAGGATACGAGCAATCCAGTTACGCGCACCAAATTTAACCAGCATCAGGTTACTGGGGACTTCGCACAAAATGTAACCAAGAAAGAATAGCCCCGTACCCAAACCATACGTAGCTTCACTCATCCCCAAATCAGAAAGCATACGCAGTTTGGCATATCCAACATTCACCCGATCTAGATAGGATGCCAAAAAACCAAGAAAAAGTAGCGGCAGAATACGCCACGCCATTGTACTAAAAAGCCTGTTCCCGCTTTGCTCGGAACGGCTTGTCTGCCCGGAAACAGCAACACTTCGCATGAGCACTCCAGATCACATATTACCAGCAAGAAACTTCCAACAAACAGCCCCACACCGCCCGAGAAATTTATTGCGATTCCGATATGATAAGATAGTCGCGTACACACCATAGTTGTAAAGATTATATTTCTTATTCGAAACATTATTTTCCGATGTGTCCTTTGCGCAACGCGCCAACACAGAAATTTTAGATGATTTCACTCACGCTAAATATTTTACAGACAACATAAATTGAGAAAATTATTATGTTCAAAAAATATAATAAATTACAAATGTTTTTGATATAAAAGAAGTAATAATATATATAATTAGCGTACACATCGCATTTTATAAAAACACATCTACTCACTTTTAAAATTTTTGATGGAGAGGAAAATACATGTAACCCCTCCACCAATAAGTTTAATATGCGCCAGAAAGAAGTGTACCACCCCCAGGTGCTACTGCTTCCAACTTCATGGCTTTAAGCATGGCATACGTTGTTGCTACAGCAGCACTCAAAGTCGGTTTGCCAGTTATAGCTTCCACAATAGATACAACGGGAAGCGAAGGCATCTGCACACAAGCCGAAACAATAACTGCATCAGCATCCTGATAACGTAAGCTCTTCACAATCTCCGGTAAACGCTGGCAATCATGACGCCCCACGTCCAGATTATCTGGAATTTCCAGCGCCACATAATCAATAACATCAATACCTTCGCGGCTGATGTAATCCACTACCAATTCCGTCAAAGGCCGCATGTAAGGTGCTACAACCACAATTTTCTTGGCGCCAAGAACCTTTAAGCCCTCAATCAGCGCTCCTGCACTGGTGATAACAGGCGCAGGATGTCCGTTTTCAACTGTTCGTTCATGTAGGCGCTTTTCGGAAACACGGTGATAGCCCGGCCCCATGGACATAGTGGCAACAAGGCAGGCATAACCCAGCACATCCAAAGCTGCATCACTCAGTTCAAACGCGCAACGGTCTGATTGCCCGTCCATGGCAGCCAGCTCATCCTTACTCACCGTTTTCATGCGCATACGTGCAGAATGAAACGTAAACCGTTCTGGCCGAATATTTTCACGCAGCTTTAACAGTGCAGGAATTTCCGTTTCCATTGTAATGTTGGAACTGGGAACAATCTGCCCGATACGATAAATTTTCTTCATCAGAACCTCTTGCGAAGACAATAAATGGGATCACCCATAAAAATGAGTGTCCCCTTAAAGTTCCTGCTTTATTCAGCAGTTTCAAATTTAGGGCTATTTTACAGTAACAGCGCTATAAAAGCCTTCTTCATTATCCCACGGGATCATATGTCCCGCGTTTTCAACGTGCACGATCTCAATAGCACTGTTCAAACTGGATATTTCAGCTTCATCTTCTTTCTGAATCACCCCACCGCGTGTTGCGACAACCAAACGAGCTGGCACCTTCAAATGTGGAAGGTCCAGATGGATGTCTTCCGTATGGAATTTTTCGAACGAAATGCGTGTTGCCAGTTCATCACAAGTATGCAGCCATTCAGCACGTAGTTGACGCTGTTCCTCTGTCCATGTCGGACAAAAACGCTGCATGTCTTCAGCACTCATCCCCTTACGGGAAAGGCGAATAGATTCTGTATACCAGTCTAGATTTGCAGGATAAGCACGCCGTCCGGGGCCGCTAACAGGAGGATCAACCAAAATAAGCTGAGCAAGATCTACTGAATTCTTGCGCGCAGCACGAATAGCAATACGTGCCCCCATGGAATGCCCCATGAGTGTAACATCCTTCAGACCAAGCGCTTTAATGAATTCCAAAACATCATCAGCATAGCTATCCAGATCATAATCTAGATCTGGCCCGGTTGAAGAAAGGCCCCGCCCACGTATATCAAGAATGTAAACATCATGATCCGCAGCAAGCCGTTCTCCTACAAACCCCCATGTAATGGCAGGGCTGGTAATGCCAGGAGCCAACACCAACGGCTTACCTTTACCACCATACCGCAGATAATGCTGACGAATACCGTTGGCATATACGTTGGCACCATAAAGAAATTTTTCTTCACTCATAACTCAATAATCTCCTGAATATTAATTAGAAATACGGGATAGCAGCGCATCCAACGGCATAACGTCTGCAACTTTCTGGGCCATATCGAACAGATTGGCCTCATGCGGGCCGATTGCACGATCTCCTACGCAATCTGAGATAACAACAGGGCGAAAACCAGCCTGCATGGCATCCAGCACGCTTGCACGTACACAACCCGATGTTACACAACCCGCCACCACCACAGTCTGCACACCGTGGCTTACAAACCAAGCTGCAAGCGGTGTGCCTGCAAATGCAGAAGGCACCGTTTTACGCACAACATATTCACCCGGCACCGGCGCAAGTTCAGGCACAATAGCCGAAGCCGGATTATTTTCCGTAAGCCCCAACATGGAGGGAACCTTTAGGGAAAAAATATTCGCATCAGCACCATCATCCGCAAAAATGATGCGTGAATGCGCAACTTTCCAACCTTTCTCGCGCGCAAATGCAAGTAGATCCTGCGTACGTTCAATAGCCTGCGGAATATTCCCACCGCCAAATGCTTCCGGATCAGCAAAACCATTGACAAAATCAATGATTAACAGGCCGACACCTCCAACAATGCCGATCTCGTTACCAAAACCCTGTTTCTGATATCGTGCCTCATCACGCATATCTTCTGTTGTCATTTGGATTCTCCAACCAGTTTACCATTTTGCACCACGGCTTCATCATCCAGCATTACTGTGCAATCACGCATGGGAATATCAATATGGCAGGCAGTATCACGATCACCACCAGCTTCATTATTAGGGCCAGTGGACCATAGGAAATTACCGGCACAAGCACGCGGATCCATGCCAATACTTGCCTCTCGATCATAGAACCCCATCACAGACCAATGCGCACGGTTCTGTAGTCCCCAGCCTATGTGCGAAACCGCAAAAACTTCGGGGTCATGAAAACTTTCCATGTAATCACGCAGGTGATCAGCTTCAAAACCACCTTCAATAGCGCGCACGTAGCCTTTTTCCAGATGACACGTAATAGGGGCCGTAATGTAACTTTTCTGCGGCAGAAGAATATCCCCTGGCGCCAGCACAATCTTGCCTTCAGCCGAGCCTTCATTTGCCCATGTTGCCAAAAAACCGCTTGGCCAATGGTCCCATCTTCCCGGTTTATCTACAAAACCGTATTCTTCCAGAATAGGATATTCACCCAACGCAAACGTAGCGTCCGTGCCTGCTGCAGATGTTACTTTCATAACTTTGGCAGCTTTGAGCCGTGCTGAATTCTTCAGCACGCGCGTACGATCCTCGGCTGTAGGCGTCATACGCACCAACACATCTGGTGGTTCTACTACCAGCAGAATACGCCCACCAGCATCTAAAATCTCATGTTGTTCAGCAGAGAAAAGCAATGTCATAAGATCCAGAACAAGATCACTGGCCTTTAACATTTCCACTGCGGCCCTGTTACCAGTAAGTGGTGTTGTGCCAACATAAGCTAAAGGATCTCGTGAAAGAGACGTTCCACCATTGGTAGGTTGCAAATCAAGCCGATTAGCAATGGCACCTTTTTCCTGCACCGCAAGAAGAGCGCAACGTAAGGTCTGTGCATTTGTTCCTATTGAGGTCAGGATTGTAACGCTCTGGCCGCTATGTAAATTACAAAGTTCCAGAACCTGACGCCATGATTGGACGAGTTCAAAATCACTTACGGGCATTGGAATGTTCCCCTAAAAAAGGCGTTCCGGTGTGACGCTGCTGGACAAAAGGCAAAAGACACATGGCTTAGTGCCCTCCTTCCGCACGAATACGCGCAACCCGAGCAACAAGATCGCTCCATTCCCCTTTTTCCGGAGCCATGGTGCGACGCAGGAAGGCCACGACTTCCGCAATCTGCCGATCAGAGAACAGGTTACGGTAAGCTGGCATCATGTTGGCTGCCTGATGTGCTGGTGATGGTGCACCATCAAGCACCACACGAATAAGATTATCTGGTGTATCGGCCCATACATTACTGTTCAGCGCCAATTGAGGGCGTGCTCCATACAGATGCGTCCCTTCCCCTTCATGACACACTGCACAGCCTGAATTGTAGATACGTGCCCCTTCCCCTTTCTCCATGGATTGAAGATCTGCAGTGCGGGTCAGTATCTGTTGTCGTAAGGCTGGTGCGCTCTCTGCCGTTTGCCTTGTATCAAAAGAGGCAATGTAATGGGCTATAGCCCGCACATCTACATCTGGCAGGTCTTCCATGGCGTGCACAACGGGTGCCATAGGGCCTCCAGCAGGGCCATGATTGGGACTGAAGCCAGTACGCAAATAGGCGTAAAGATCATCTTCGCTCCAGGGCAGTGGAGAGCGTGACAGTGTAGATAATGCTGGTGCAACCCAACCTTCGGCTTCTCCTCCAGCCAGATAAGCTGTTTTCCAGCGCTCTGCCCCCAAAGCATTCCGTGGCGTATGGCATGCAGAACAGTGACCCAAACCTTCCGCCAGATATGCTCCCCTATTCCACTGCTCTGAACGGTTCTGATCCGGCACAAACGGCGCTGTGCTATGGAACAGCATATTCCACCCGGCCATGGAAAAACGTAAGTTATACGGAAATTTCAATGACGTTTTGGGAAGCTTCTGCTCTACAGGTTCCTGCGACATCAGGTAAGCGTAAAGCGCCTGCATGTCTGCATCACTTGTTTTTGCAAATGCCGTATAAGGAAAGGCCGGATACAAATGCCTTCCATCACGGCTAATTCCTTCACGCATGGCGCGTTCAAAGGCTGCATAAGACCATTGGCCAATACCTGTTTTAGGATCTGGCGTTAGGTTAGTAGAATAAATCGTGCCGAATGGTGTTTCCAACGCAAAACCACCAGCATTTTCCTTACCGCCCGGGATTGTATGGCAAACAGCACAATCTCCCGCTGCTGCAACCTGTTTGCCTTTAGCGATAATTTCCGCAGAAAACATACCGGGCACTGGGGGTGCAACTGGAGCGATAGGTGCACGCCATGGCAAAACTGTTGCTAATGCACTGCCTGCCACAACCAAAGCCGCCCCTAACCCAGCCTTACGTAGCAAGCTTTTCCATCCCTGGCTTGCCATAGCCGGACGGGCACCTTCTCCATGAAAAGACAACGGCGCTAAAGGTACAACAGAAGAGCGCTCTAACGGCCCCAATACCTCATCCAGACGCGTTTTGACTTTTTCAGGTGTAAATGGAACATCCCGAAAACGCACGCCAGTAGCAGCATATATTGCATTTGCAATAGCTGCGGCACTAGGCACGGATGCAGACTCTCCTGCTCCGAGAGGGGGCTCCTCCGGGCGATTCATAAGTACCGGATTGATTTCAGGAATATCTGGAAATTGAATAATCGGATATCCGCCCCATTCCCGGCTTTCTACACCTTCATGGTCGAACTTAACCTGCTCTGTCAGCACACGGCTTGTGGACTGCACCACATTGCCATGCAGTTGGTGGCGAATACCGGCCGGATTGATCATCAACCCAGCATCTTGCCCGACCACAGCACGCGTCACGCTTACTTCACCTGTAAGGCGATCAACTGCAACATCAGCTACCCATGCAGACCATGCAGCCGGCTTGCCAGGGAAAGGCCCATGAACATACAGCGCATAGGCCAATCCACGCCCGCGCAGGATACGTTCCTTTGGATCAACCTGAGGCGGTTGCGTACGCGGTTCCCATCCAGCTTTTGCCGCTGTTGCCTTAAGAAGTTCTGCAGCACGTGTATCTGGAAGATAACGCAGGCGATACTCCAGCGGATCTACGCCTGCCTCTGCCGCCAGTTCATCAATATAGCTATCGTGCGCAAAGCTGTTGGGCAGTGCAGATACACCACGAAACCATGAAGCACGCGCCAAAGGCGGCATATCTTTTACTGTAACCCGTGCATTCGCATAATCATAAGGAGGGATAGACGTTCTATCCCCCATCTGAGCTACAGCAGGTACTTCCGCAGGCACTTGCCTAGTCAGCACCAGCGCCAGCAATGGCGATACATTGGAAGGGTAACTTGTATCTAAATTATAAGCGACAGGCGCACCATTAGCATCCAGTCCACCTTCAATACGCACAAGCTGGGCCGCGCCTTTAGGTTCCCAAACATGTTCCTGAGCACGAGAAAGCTGAACCCGAACAGGCCGCCCAACTGCGCGAGAAAGAAGAGCGGCATCCCCCCCCACATCATCCGCACAATTCCGCCCGTAACACCCTGCTGCTTCGTGACGAATAACTGTTACGTTGGTAACAGGCAAATCCATCAACAACGCGATATCGGCTTGCAACATATGCGGATTTTGCGTGCCAGACCAAACTGTCAGGCTACCTTCATGCCAAGATGCCACAGAGCAAGAAGGCCCAATAGAGCCATGCATCTGATAAGGCCAATGGTATTCGCGATCTAGACGATGGGAGAGTTTACCCAACGTCGCATCCACATCTCCACGATCCAAAACAACGCGAGGCTCGTACGGGTTAGCCCGTATCGCTTCTATCGGATCTGAAAGATCTGGTACAGCAACTGGTGCCCACGTAACTTGTAACGCTTCTGCCGCTGCAATTGCCTGTTCTTCGCGCTCAGCAACCACCCCGACAAAATCACCAATCACCACTACATCCACAAGGCCCTCAATATGGGCCACAGATGCACGGTCCACCTTTAATAACGAACGCCCTACAAACGGACCATGATCATAACCCGCATAGGGAGGCCGAATAACACGACCATGCAGCATGCCCTCTACACGCACATCATGCACATAAACCATGCGGCCCATTACTTTATCTGGAATATCGACCCGCGGATGACTGCGGCCCACCAGACGATATTCAGATGGAGGCTTCACCGGCGTAGTTTCATCCAATTCCTCACGGATTTGAACACCACGTACAATATCTCCCATCCCCCAGTTTGTTATTCCGGACAAAGATCCTGTTAACTTCCCATTGCGGAAAGATAATGATTCAACAGGGGAGTTTGTAAGTTGTGCAGCACGTTGTAGCAGCAACTTGCGTGCCTGCGCCGCTGCCCGACGTAACGGACGAGATGAAACCTGAATGGTCTCACTTGCAATTGTCGCCCCTTGATCAGGGGTACGATCTGTATGCCCCAATACCATCCGGACATATGTAGGATCTGCATCCAGTTCTTCTGCTACAATCTGAGCCAGAGAAGTTGCAATACCTGTCCCAAGATCTACATGCCCACAAAACCCTAAAATCTGACCGTTTTCATCAACCTGAACCAGCACCTCATCACGTGGGATAAATTCTCCTCGTGCAGAAAGCCCTTGGGGAGGAAGTGATTTCCGGAATATCTGGAGCACACCGGTCATTTTCCGCTATCCTCCTTTTCTAATCCGGCTGCAATTCGTGCAGCACGCATAATTTCTACATGAGTACCACAACGACAAAGATTATAGCGCAGGGCAGCCTTTAATGCGTCTTCATCGGGATTGGGGGTCGCGTCTAAAAACGCCCGCAGCGTCATGACCATACCGTTCAGGCAATAGCCGCACTGCGCTGCCTGTGCTGCAACCACAGCCTTTTGCACAGGATCACTTCCATCTGGAGAAAGGCCTTCCAGTGTCACAATGTTTTTACACTTTGCTGCAGCGTTTAACGAAACCACACAACTCCGTGCAGCTTTCCCGTCCATTAGCACCGTGCAGGCACCACATGCCCCTAAACCGCAGCCATATTTGGGGCCATTCAGCCCCAAATCATTGCGCAAAACTGTAAGAAGTGGCGTATTCCCGACTGCCGTAATGGTATGACGGCGGCCATTAACTGTTAGAAAGACGCTGGCTGCCATAACGCCCATCCTCTTTTCTACGCTTATTCGATTGTCAGATCGTAGATATTGTCACCGTAACACCAGTAAGGATCTTCAGGCTGCCGTAGCCATGTATTGGCATTGGAAATGCTCTGAACTTTGGTCGCACGCTCTTTTCGTGCTTCATGATAAGAACGGAATGTACGTTCCAGATCCTTTGTACCTAACTCAGTAAGGCACCGGGCCAAAACAGCTGCATCTTCCACTGCCATAGCCGCCCCTTGCGCCATATGCGGCTTCATTGGGTGGCAAGCATCTCCCAGCAATACAGAACGACCTTGATACCAAACAGGCAATGGTGCACGCGTTTTAAGCGGCCATTTCGTAACAACATCAGTCGCGTCGATATAGCCCTGAACCATTGGATGGAAGCCCTTGAATGCTTCACGCAACGCTTCACGTGAGCTTGGCAACTGTCCAGCACGAGAAGCCCATTCTGCTGGCTCCCCTGTTACCAGGTAGAACTCATCTTCGTTCTTATCAAGATAATAGCACACGATATGCCGATCAGCAGACCACCACTTCGCGTTCAGGTCAGCTCCCAAGCTCTTGGCGGCTGCACCCGGAATAATGGCACGATGTGCAATCCATCCGGTATAAACAGCCTCATCCAAACCGAAGATTTTTTCGCGTACACGTGAGTTTATACCGTCAGCACCAATAAGGATATCAACCGTTTCTGAAGCGCCGTTTTCGAAATTCAGTGTAACGCCGTGACCATCATCTGTAAAATCGACCAGTTTGTGAGCCCATTTCACACGTTCCGAACTCACACAATCCAGCATAGCTTGATGCAGATCACCACGATGAATGGTAATATAAGGCGCACCATAGCGTCCCCGTTCAGCATTAAGCGGAATCTTGGCCATAACTGTGCCGTCGTCCCACTTACGGCTGAGCCAATAATCAGGAAGACATGAAATTTCTTCTAGCTTTTTATCGAGACCATCTAAAGTGGCGAGAATTTTAAGGACGTTGGGACCAAACTGGATGCCCGCACCCAGCCGAGAAAAAGCGGGAGCCTGATCAAACAGAACAACATCAAAACCAGCTTTCTCCAGCAGCCCTGCTGCTGCAACGCCACCAAGCCCTGCCCCTGCAATGCCTATACGAACTCCACCTGACATATTAACTCTCCGACCAGCAGTAAAATTACAGACTTAATAGCGTATACGCGATATATGAATGTTCAGGGAGGAACGGAAAAACGTCAAGATAATAATTTCATTATCGTTACGTTTTTTTATAACATATTGATTTTTAGAGTTTTATTATTCTTTGCTCTTCGTGCAAAATAGCATGAGACTTTCAAATTACGAAAATCATCAGAATTTTAAAGCATTAAAACCAGTTATATTTTTATGATTTTCTATAACAACAGATGTAGCCGTAGCGTATTTCTCTGCCATCAATGAGATGCCAATATGACAGCATTATACTTCAAAATGAGATAACTTCTGTAAAATATGGAGCACAGCAATCTGCTCACACTCATTTAACGGAGACAACGTTATATCAGTCACCTGCCGTGCTACAGGAGTGGTCTCATGTAAAAGTTGTTCACCTTCAGGCATGAGCGAAACAAGTTTCTGCCTACGATCTTGCTTACTCTGTTCTACCTTCAACAACCCACGTTTTTTTAGACGCGATACAATGTCACGCAATGTCGCATGATCAATCGCAGCTTCATGGCTAATCTGAACCAAAGAAGCCTGACCAAGTTTATGGGTGGTAACCAAAACAGCAAATTGCGCAGAGGTAAGATGTTGGTCTGGAATATGCTCCTGAAAAATAGCTGTATGACGCTGATAAGCACGCCGTAACAGAAAACCAACTTGTTCATCCAAGGCATAATTCTGTTCAGATTTCTTTTTATTATTCTTCATATCACATTTCCCTTAAGTATATTTTGATAAAAAATAACATTTAAATTTCTGTTGTTCGATATACACTTTTATACATAATCTAGCCTTCAGCTCAGCTTAAAAAACTAATCTTATGAGAGTTCCTATTTCTACTAGCATGTTTTCTCCCTAATCGGCTCAAATAATCTTTAATAAAAGCCGTATGAGTCATTCAAAGCAAGAAACAGGGACTTTAATGGGACTGAATAGAAATTATAGATGTTAGACAAATCATTTAAAATAAGGTTCGAATCCCGCCGCGGACACCATTATGTATTTTTCTAGTGATTTAGACGCCTGTTGAGGCGGGTCATATATGCAGCACCCCGCCAAGCCTAGGGATCTAGCTGGGCTTGCATTGCAAGTTGGTGTGTTGGAACGCCAAAAGGCGGCTTGCGCCGCCTTTGAAGTCATTGATTTTATTTAGTAATTTTGGTTGCGGGGATAGGATTTGAACCTATGACCTTCA includes:
- a CDS encoding carbohydrate porin, giving the protein MPAPNGGDGPVAPNGKGAHSILPQPYFFSLQFKPVAQGGKFLADHGVYFNGWNISQLNANVGGGYKNGSAYTNWALLGLNLDMQRIAGISGGQMHFIIDDVAGQGRSWEYNASDWSWINTWGNHDGLQVREFTWDQELFNKHLFILAGRSNPKGGEFEGSELYCQFATFLCSSPTTFTIDGSSPSFTVSSWSARVLIKPTASTYIKGGIWEVEPWVRAKNHNGWPGPDWGFDKAEGEFIPVEAGYHTDFTTDKYPRAYSLGFTYDTSIYSDPLYNTEHQVYALAGGKAQPRRGRTTVYAQAQQMIWKPDPNDTRGLIVFGSANFLTSGDGTVRNGFVAGLFDWGPFRSRPRDYVGLVFQSYLWNRKVVHSMNASLQAEGYRNQWNSSETMMELNYGLNVAPGVMATPYFEYIWNPDQLASSRVLPNVKYAAQVGLMVNFEINPGLNLPELHRYRK
- a CDS encoding MFS transporter — protein: MRSVAVSGQTSRSEQSGNRLFSTMAWRILPLLFLGFLASYLDRVNVGYAKLRMLSDLGMSEATYGLGTGLFFLGYILCEVPSNLMLVKFGARNWIARILVTWGLCSGLMMFVHTPTQFYILRILLGVAEAGFMPGVLYYLALWFPPQYRSKVTAAFMAGIPLASVIGGPVSGLLMDRLNGVAGYEGWRWLFFWEALPPVLIGVAVFLFLPTSPDKATWLTASESEWLRRENPLPSDKVSLSVSIGAAFRSPWVWLLGIVDGTLLLGLYTIAFWTPSLLHDDGIRSTFQIGCLSAIPQIGAVASMFLIGRSSDERGERRWHIVLPIVVGSIAMACIPLCMGNPFIVIACITAANMGILGALPPFWVLPSIMLKGSSAAVGLALAGSIANIAGFFATALVGYARSVTGDMSGVIWLFAGLVLLGGLSVLMIPKNSMKSL
- a CDS encoding maleate cis-trans isomerase family protein, coding for MKKIYRIGQIVPSSNITMETEIPALLKLRENIRPERFTFHSARMRMKTVSKDELAAMDGQSDRCAFELSDAALDVLGYACLVATMSMGPGYHRVSEKRLHERTVENGHPAPVITSAGALIEGLKVLGAKKIVVVAPYMRPLTELVVDYISREGIDVIDYVALEIPDNLDVGRHDCQRLPEIVKSLRYQDADAVIVSACVQMPSLPVVSIVEAITGKPTLSAAVATTYAMLKAMKLEAVAPGGGTLLSGAY
- a CDS encoding alpha/beta fold hydrolase; the protein is MSEEKFLYGANVYANGIRQHYLRYGGKGKPLVLAPGITSPAITWGFVGERLAADHDVYILDIRGRGLSSTGPDLDYDLDSYADDVLEFIKALGLKDVTLMGHSMGARIAIRAARKNSVDLAQLILVDPPVSGPGRRAYPANLDWYTESIRLSRKGMSAEDMQRFCPTWTEEQRQLRAEWLHTCDELATRISFEKFHTEDIHLDLPHLKVPARLVVATRGGVIQKEDEAEISSLNSAIEIVHVENAGHMIPWDNEEGFYSAVTVK
- a CDS encoding isochorismatase family protein; translation: MTTEDMRDEARYQKQGFGNEIGIVGGVGLLIIDFVNGFADPEAFGGGNIPQAIERTQDLLAFAREKGWKVAHSRIIFADDGADANIFSLKVPSMLGLTENNPASAIVPELAPVPGEYVVRKTVPSAFAGTPLAAWFVSHGVQTVVVAGCVTSGCVRASVLDAMQAGFRPVVISDCVGDRAIGPHEANLFDMAQKVADVMPLDALLSRISN